One part of the Dermacentor andersoni chromosome 2, qqDerAnde1_hic_scaffold, whole genome shotgun sequence genome encodes these proteins:
- the LOC126542193 gene encoding uncharacterized protein, protein MPGCLGVVQSRLRLLPLLFLAFWTWTAARAMCPSRCICDDENLRVVCDSAYLDVVPITLNPNLRELSLVNNHIKSGVSSFSVYGNLRYLDVSHNQLVSLGKENFRSHKHLVVLVLARNMISQLDNTTFKGLDELQTLLLNENYIDSIPAGVFTPLKKLEKLDLSQNRLVRVTEQAFQGLTKLKTLLLRDNKFVTIPSQAFAPLSFLLNLDLGLNMFSNIPEEAFVALKQLEELSLDGCGVKTVQNGAFRQLSALRQLKLHDNELEEVPTATFQDITRLELLNLGQNKFPRLRPSAFQYLKYLRTLEVSGSAVLRCIDRGAFAENTDLEIIRMTHNINFRCIEPGAFDGLAGLKHLILRGNGFSTFDESLLEWYELQELDLRDNPLVCNCTALWLWHMCSARNATNSPLTPEMSLVRCGGGPPALKDKLLRDIGSADLGCYDAVLRRQIIIGVVAAAAILFALIVALGFRFRERVAGVLKNKWGSGTKEPQYHKTHGEDDNSMCQVAHQPLKLIPVTEL, encoded by the coding sequence ATGCCAGGGTGCCTGGGTGTCGTGCAGTCGCGGCTACGGTTGCTGCCTCTGCTATTCCTGGCCTTTTGGACGTGGACGGCAGCGCGCGCCATGTGTCCGTCGCGGTGCATCTGCGACGACGAGAATCTCCGAGTGGTGTGTGACTCGGCTTATCTGGACGTGGTGCCCATCACGCTCAACCCGAACTTGCGCGAGCTGAGCCTCGTGAATAACCACATCAAGAGTGGCGTGTCTTCATTCAGCGTCTATGGAAACCTGCGCTATCTGGACGTCTCGCACAACCAGCTGGTATCGCTGGGCAAGGAGAACTTCCGCTCCCACAAGCATCTCGTCGTACTTGTCCTGGCGAGGAACATGATCTCGCAGCTCGACAACACGACGTTCAAGGGACTCGACGAGCTACAGACGCTGCTACTGAACGAAAACTACATTGACAGCATTCCAGCCGGGGTATTCACGCCGCTCAAGAAGCTGGAGAAGCTGGATCTGTCACAGAATCGTCTAGTCAGGGTCACTGAACAGGCGTTCCAGGGGCTGACCAAGTTGAAAACCCTGTTGCTGCGGGACAACAAGTTTGTGACAATACCGAGCCAGGCGTTCGCGCCGTTGTCGTTTTTGTTAAACCTCGATCTCGGTCTCAACATGTTCTCCAACATTCCGGAGGAAGCGTTCGTGGCGTTGAAGCAGCTCGAGGAACTGTCGTTAGACGGCTGCGGTGTGAAGACGGTGCAGAACGGAGCGTTTCGGCAGCTGTCCGCATTGCGCCAATTAAAGCTGCACGATAATGAGCTCGAAGAGGTGCCCACGGCGACATTCCAGGATATCACGCGGCTGGAACTCCTCAACCTGGGACAGAACAAATTCCCAAGACTTCGGCCGTCGGCGTTCCAGTACCTCAAGTACTTGAGGACTCTGGAAGTGAGCGGCTCAGCCGTGCTTCGGTGCATCGACCGAGGAGCCTTCGCCGAAAACACTGACCTCGAAATCATTCGGATGACGCACAACATCAACTTCCGGTGCATAGAGCCCGGTGCGTTCGACGGCCTGGCTGGTCTGAAGCATTTGATTCTGCGGGGCAACGGCTTCTCGACTTTTGATGAATCGCTTCTCGAGTGGTACGAGCTGCAGGAGCTCGATCTGAGGGACAATCCTCTGGTCTGTAACTGCACTGCTTTGTGGCTGTGGCACATGTGCAGTGCCCGCAACGCGACAAATTCACCGCTCACTCCGGAGATGTCGCTGGTCCGCTGTGGTGGTGGGCCACCAGCGCTCAAGGACAAATTACTGAGAGACATTGGCTCCGCGGACTTGGGCTGCTACGACGCGGTGCTTCGGCGGCAGATCATCATCGGAGTCGTGGCGGCGGCTGCGATATTGTTCGCACTCATCGTGGCCCTCGGTTTCCGATTTCGGGAACGCGTCGCTGGCGTCCTCAAGAACAAGTGGGGAAGCGGAACCAAGGAGCCGCAGTACCACAAGACGCACGGCGAAGACGACAACAGCATGTGCCAAGTGGCTCACCAGCCCTTGAAGTTGATACCCGTGACAGAACTGTGA